One genomic window of Enoplosus armatus isolate fEnoArm2 chromosome 19, fEnoArm2.hap1, whole genome shotgun sequence includes the following:
- the bub1 gene encoding mitotic checkpoint serine/threonine-protein kinase BUB1 — MDIPTYLQCFVSSLSSYTGDDPLDRWDKFVEYLEQRLPAGGGSGMSLVFDSLVQRFLNVEQYANDIRYVNYCIKCASYYSDPIALYSHVYSKGIGTRTAALYVAWAQQFEQRGLNEQADAVYQTAMENQAQPADTVLNEHRQFQIRTGSQTPVSAGGRNPLQNSHLTNQMSSHREPVAQNKASGDYLSKPPTNRTTIIVSRSETSGAIPSSHGSSVQTVAAYMKDELVCEGSELCFEEVRAEKYFRKLREKQEMEHREIMEKRLREQEEGILTIKCMLDKVNQDLEAFGGLTSQASSQRLPVVETASSMNPNPTQQAFGRPRPSNRLSSRRSLGLRLHTEPTFIQEASAVPEPPQQQNSGRAADALSLHPSVLADRSIHLPQSAPTPVSTDRVPVVQTSMLRPVSFEQMNPSLHRPACISAVNTDVQPSSLENCRPQEHHTTHQDVGHPPEPEERLNMSQGGTGNLSHVTPNTSLGFVQATPSRVLPSPTVNTREALDVIMDMFQAPTLLEDPFNNTSVLHTAEKEADPGYPRTGGLVSFTKPSTAALFTVFQDDTDKENGSVAAPSAVEKSKPIRALAEIPVSNKPNDTPSDLMPDESTMWGARYNSLNSLAACPNSTTDFAMLAQFVSTPFTHKTPFNGNFFEDQENNCEGGDADDDAFIRRQPKKLSPIMEQSPSNEKLSETAISQLVPSSERHGTIVGEGLAAAQLCLTSSITMVQPPPPAVLSFRDQTICPTDSSITRTAAPCWEVYTSPERPPNQASLVSQLPESSVRPRSEPFTIMEDSDQPAHEQVRDVPMSPECAVKPDWLAVRSPEAKVDLDLDAFLSPRRLSKADIVPSKSLDVPMSPEQPQLCADVPMSPMQPPPFSTVDEPMTSPDRGLRLNTAPAGTAAVHLVPDPWDDKLISDLLSGLASPLTSHPCCITWQCNVPSITPKMTISMGKASLRVDCVLGEGAFATVYQATDPVTSERMVLKVQKPANPWEFHINTQLDARLQPDVRHLYSNLRSAHLFRNGSVLLGELHNYGTLLNAVNIYKTLSDKVMPQPLVLYFTTCILNMVEQLHNIHVVHADIKPDNFLLGERFLENKCFESENVDHGLVLIDLGQSIDMELFPEGTAFTAKCLTSGFQCTEMLSGKPWTYQTDYFGIAGTVYCMLFGTYMQVSNEDGVWKTNGVFRRNPHSDLWQELFHTLLNVPDCSSLPSLRRLRCKLTSVLQQDYSRKLPSLKSRLVVLLLESRKAARR, encoded by the exons ATGGATATTCCCACTTATTTACA GTGTTTTGTAAGCAGTTTGAGCTCATATACAGGAGACGACCCACTGGATCGATGGGACAA GTTTGTGGAGTATCTGGAGCAAAGACTCCCTGCGGGCGGTGGCAGCGGCATGTCGCTGGTGTTTGACAGTCTGGTACAGAGATTTTTGAATGTCGAGCAATACGCAAATGACATCAGATATGTGAACTACTGCATCAAATGC GCGAGTTATTATTCCGACCCCATTGCGCTGTACAGTCACGTCTACAGTAAAGGCATCGGCACCAGGACTGCTGCCCTCTATGTGGCCTGGGCACAGCAGTTTGAACAAAGGGGGCTGAATGAACAGGCCGATGCTGTGTACCAGACAGCGATGGAGAACCAAGCCCAGCCAGCCGACACTGTTCTTAATGAGCACAG GCAGTTTCAAATAAGAACCGGAAGCCAGACACCAGTATCGG CAGGAGGTCGAAACCCGTTGCAAAACTCCCATTTAACCAATCAGATGTCATCCCACAGAGAACCTGTAGCTCAAAACaag GCCTCTGGGGATTATCTATCCAAACCACCCACAAATAGAACCACCATAAT AGTCTCTCGCTCTGAGACTTCGGGGGCGATTCCCTCCAGTCACGGCTCCAGTGTTCAGACTGTGGCAGCGTACATGAAGGACGAACTGGTCTGTGAAGGATCTGAATTATGCTTTGAGGAGGTCCGAGCAGAAAAATACTTCCGCAAGCTCCGGGAGAAGCAGGAAATGGAGCACAGAGAAATCA tgGAGAAGAGGctgagggagcaggaggagggcaTCCTGACCATTAAATGTATGTTGGACAAAGTAAACCAGGATCTGGAGGCCTTTGGAGGTCTAACCAGCCAGGCGTCATCACAGAGG CTGCCTGTAGTCGAAACAGCCTCCAGTATGAACCCTAATCCTACCCAGCAGGCCTTTGGGCGTCCGCGACCTTCAAATCGCCTGAGCAGCAGACGCTCTCTCGGCTTGAGATTACACACCGAGCCGACCTTCATCCAAGAGGCCTCTGCCGTCCCTGAACCTCCTCAGCAGCAGAACAGCGGCAGGGCAGCTGACGCTCTGtcccttcatccctctgtcCTGGCTGACAGGAGCATTCACTTACCACAATCTGCGCCGACTCCCGTGTCCACGGACCGCGTGCCTGTCGTCCAGACCTCGATGCTTCGGCCTGTCAGCTTTGAGCAGATGAACCCGTCGCTCCACAGACCCGCCTGCATCTCTGCTGTGAACACTGATGTTCAGCCTAGCAGCCTGGAGAACTGTCGACCTCAGGAGCACCACACCACGCATCA GGATGTCGGTCACCCCCCAGAGCCCGAGGAGAGACTCAATA tgtcaCAGGGCGGCACAGGTAACCTGTCTCACGTCACTCCCAACACGTCACTGGGCTTCGTTCAGGCCACACCATCACGGGTGCTGCCATCACCCACTGTCAACACACGGGAAGCACTGG ACGTGATAATGGACATGTTCCAGGCCCCGACCCTCCTAGAAGACCCGTTCAACAACACATCAGTGCTCCACACCGCTGAGAAGGAGGCTGATCCTGGATACCCAAGAACTG gAGGCCTCGTCTCTTTCACCAAGCCCTCGACTGCAGCCCTGTTCACCGTCTTCCAGGATGACACTGACAAAGAAAATGGCAG TGTTGCTGCTCCCTCTGCGGTTGAGAAGTCtaaaccaatcagagctctgGCTGAAATCCCAGTGTCTAACAAACCTAAT GACACTCCTTCGGACCTGATGCCGGATGAGAGCACCATGTGGGGCGCTCGCTACAACTCCCTGAACTCGCTGGCTGCTTGTCCCAACAGCACCACAGACTTCGCCATGTTGGCTCAGTTTGTCTCCACccccttcacacacaaaactccTTTTAACGGCAACTTTTTCGAGGACCAAG aGAACAACTGTGAAGGTGGTGATGCTGATGACGACGCTTTTATCAGACGTCAGCCCAAAAAACTCAG CCCCATCATGGAGCAGAGTCCGTCAAATGAGAAGCTCTCTGAAACAGCCATCAGTCAGCTTGTGCCGTCCTCTGAGAGACACGGCACCATCGTCGGTGAAGGGCTTGCCGCAGCCCAGCTCTGCTtgacctcctccatcaccatggTGCAGCCCCCCCCTCCTGCCGTTCTCTCCTTCAGAGACCAGACTATCTGTCCCACCGACTCCTCCATCACCAGAACCGCAGCGCCCTGCTGGGAAGTGTACACGAGCCCCGAGCGGCCTCCCAACCAGGCTTCTCTGGTCTCGCAGCTGCCTGAGAGTTCAGTCAGACCCAGAAGTGAACCTTTCACAATCATGGAGGATTCAGACCAACCCGCCCATGAACAAGTCCGTGATGTCCCCATGAGCCCAGAGTGTGCTGTCAAACCAGACTGGCTGGCTGTCAGAAGCCCCGAGGCTAAAGTCGACCTGGACCTGGACGCCTTCCTGAGTCCCCGTCGGCTCAGTAAAGCGGACATTGTCCCCAGCAAGAGCCTGGACGTCCCCATGAGTCCAGAACAGCCACAGCTCTGCGCCGACGTGCCCATGAGCCCGATGCAGCCGCCACCGTTCAGCACTGTGGATGAGCCCATGACGAGTCCGGACAGAGGGCTGAGGCTAAACACAGCACCAGCCGGGACGGCTGCCGTCCACTTGGTGCCAGATCCCTGGGATGACAAACTGATCTCTGATCTGCTGTCAGGACTCGCCTCACCTCTCACTTCTCACCCCTGTTGCATCACCTGGCAGTGCAACGTACCCAGCATCACACCAAAGATGACCATCAGCATGG GAAAGGCGTCCCTGCGCGTCGACTGCGTCCTCGGAGAAGGTGCTTTTGCGACCGTCTACCAGGCCACTGACCCCGTGACCTCAGAGAGGATGGTGTTAAAG GTTCAGAAGCCAGCCAATCCCTGGGAGTTTCACATCAACACTCAGCTGGACGCTCGGCTGCAGCCCGACGTCCGCCACCTTTACAGCAACCTTCGCTCTGCTCACCTCTTCCGCAATGGAAGTGTGCTGCTTGGGGAGCTTCACAACTACGGCACTCTGCTG AACGCAGTGAACATCTATAAAACCCTGAGTGACAAGGTGATGCCTCAGCCTCTCGTCCTGTACTTCACCACCTGCATCctgaacatggtggagcagcTGCACAACATCCACGTCGTCCACGCCGACATCAAACCCGACAATTTCCTGCTAGGAGAGAG gttcTTGGAGAACAAGTGTTTTGAGTCTGAGAACGTGGACCACGGCCTCGTCCTCATCGACCTCGGACAGAGCATCGACATGGAGCTTTTCCCAGAAGGCACTGCTTTCACCGCCAAGTGTTTGACGTCAGGCTTCCAGTGTACCGAGATGCTCAGTGGGAAACCCTGGACCTATCAG aCGGATTACTTTGGAATAGCAGGGACCGTCTACTGCATGCTGTTTGGGACGTACATGCAAGTCTCGAATGAAGACGGTGTGTGGAAGACAAACGGTGTATTCAGAAG GAACCCCCACAGCGACTTGTGGCAGGAGTTGTTCCACACTCTGCTGAACGTGCCGGACTGCAGCTCTCTGCCGAGCCTCCGGAGGCTCCGCTGCAAGCTGACGTCCGTCCTgcagcaggactacagcagaAAACTGCCCTCGCTCAAGAGCCGCCTGGTggttctgctgctggagagcCGCAAGGCAGCTCGGAGATGA